The Ziziphus jujuba cultivar Dongzao chromosome 1, ASM3175591v1 genome segment AATCCAATGACTGAACATTTTTCCACGTTTTTGGACCGCATCCATTTTAATTAGATCGGTTATCACCttagaatctctctctctctctctttctctctctctctctaactttttgtaaaggaaaaaagaaattactaATTATGGAACAAAAGATATTTCATCAAACAAAAAGATATTTCATCATTCATAAAGATACTTTCCAGTCAAATACAAGAAGTTTTAATTCACAGAGtaacataaaaaaaacaaataaaaccatggCCCGGTTCATCACTTCTCTCCTGGTTCTCCATTCCTTTTGCAACATATTTTATTCAGAAACCTAATCACATATGAAATAGCCAAACAACACCATAAATATGAtctgcttgctcttcatgtaaATGTGTGACCTTGCCATGGGTCTTATACTAAAGCCACCTCCTAAGAGGAGTTCTTCACAACCCATTCAACCAAAGTTGCAACGCCAAACCCTGTAGCGGAGCGTTTCTTGTCGCTATAGACGGGACCAGCAAGGTCAATGTGCATCCATTGAACTTTTTCATCAACAAACTGCACATAGCCATAGTTTAAGTTACAAATTTGCGAAAAACAATTccaagaaaatttcatttacaaaGTGAGGCACTAGCAAACTAATCATCACAGACAAAAAATTAAGGGTTTCTAGTCGATAAAAATTGGAGAAATGGCTTCTAGATTAGTTCTTCTGGCACTTAAATTTGGAAAACCAATTTATCACCCTTTGATATAATGCTATAAATCTAAATACCATGCCAACCCAACCCCCTTTCATCCCACTCCTAAAAGCACATAGAAATCAAGTAGAATCCACTAAAGTATCCTCAAATGAAAAGCCAGATGATTAATATAATTCATATGACCTGTTTCAAGAAGAGTGCTGCAGTGATTGCACCACCTGGACGACCGCCAGTGTTGACCATATCAGCTATCCCTGATTTCATTGACTCCCAATAACTCTCCTCCAATGGCATCCTCCAAAATTTCTCCCCACTGATCTCTGAAGCAGTAAGTACCTCAATTGCCAGGTCATCACTGGGCGTAAAGACACCTAAAGGGAAAAGTTTTACCATTGTTAAGCTGCCACAACTCTTAAAAGCTTAAATGTTTTAGATGTAGCCCAACTATCAATATTAATCAAACACGTTAGACAGTTTTTCACATGATTATAATGTAGATGTCGTTTACTACAACTGTAGTTCTTTGAACATGCTATactaatattttaattcatctGTTGCTTAAAACCTCAAACAATGCAACTTTGGAAATTCCTGATTTCTCAGAACTTTTTCCCAATAGGACATGAAAATGCATAGAGAATTCAATGTGATGGTTATAAGAGTATGCACATACCTGCGATTGATGGTCCAAGAGCGACAATGCAAGCACCAGTCAAGGTAGCAAGGTCAACAACCTATAGAACAGTTTGTGAAGGTGTTGGcagaaatacaaaataatagaaAGAAACATAGAATGCGAttcatatttttctctttaactcTACTTTATATATTGCAAAAGCAGAATTCTGAAACAGCTTGTTGGTCCAAACCATAAACAAGGACACTTATATTTAACCAAGAAATAACATCATCAGATAGTTTTGAGTGAATTTCAATCTGATACAGATATGACATAATACAACCTAATACAATACAATTACTTCTGGGCGAATAATCACAAGCCAAGCTTATCCCATGGTCAATTTAAGTCagaaatttgaatatttggaaagaATTACCAATGAGAATACCTCCCCCCgccctcttttttttcttttttttctttttgcctttttttattttgtctttctggtttttgaagttgaaagagcACATAAAAGATCTCAAGAAGAGTACACACTTGAATCTGTTTAGAGAGCCATAGTAAAGTATTTCAATGTACCTTCTCAACACCTTGATTACAAGTATATACCAAAGCATCCGCCAGTGTAAGTCTGCCTTCAGCATCAGTGTTATTCACCTGAGATTTAAATTAAGgccaatataatatttaaaattataaccaaaatatgcataaatttatagtttaaaaacaaatatgggGAATTCAAGGACAGGGACCAGAAAATATAATCACTACTCTTAAGGGTGTAAgacaataataaaaagtaaaatgcaaCAGGAAGGACAGACTGGCATGAGCCAAGTCACCAGATCCAAGCCAGATATTTAAGCTGGCTATTATGTTTCAATATTCTAATGAAGCATATTAAATGAAAGTTTTGCACAATTCTAGAAACTTGCTGTCTCACCTATTCAATTTTAGTCCCAATTCTCTAAAGGCCTCATCTCTTCAGGTGAATATCATGCTATAATAAGAACTTGTTTTGATAAAAAGGAAGGATAGCAAGAGGGCAAATTGATGGTAAATATCCATATCCAAAGGTCTAAAGACTTCACCAGAATGGTACCCTACCTACTAGAGAACCAATGACAAGGGCATAGAGGAAAGAAACCACAGGCTTCCCAGCCCCCACAATGAATAAAGTTTGAAGCCAGTAGGTAGGGAATTGGTGGTATAAGTTTATTGTCCCTTGACCAATCTGaaggttaaaattaaattaatcgaGCCTAAGCACTTGAAAGTTAAAGCTCTTATCGCTAAGCTACAACCTTAACAAAAAGTTTTCACTAAAtcaacatagataaatataaccCAAACACACtgttttcatcatttttatcATGGTCCTACCAACTGATAGAAGACCTATCACAATTTTATGCATTTCCTCTTCTGCAAATAAAAGAGAGTATACCTCAATGGTCTTTCCATTTGATGCTGTTATAATATCTCCAGGTCTCATACCAGTTCCACTTATCATATTCTCACAAGCTGCAACAATGAAATGAACCTGCATGTAGGAGAATATCTATTAAAACAGAATGTTGtaaattactaaatttaattgCTCAAGGCTGGACTATTACGACCAAAAAGCTGCATATCAATAGACTGTTATATTGTTCCAAACATCAGATACCAGTATATACAAACTAACTCACCTCTACGCCAGGAGGTTTGATTTGACCAATAGCTTTTGCTGCACCCAAAACTGCTGCAGCACCTCCCATATCAGTTTTCATGAGTTCAATGGAACAGCCAGGTCCAGTCTTGATGTTGTAACCACCActgatgaaataataaataaacatttagaaaccacCATCCAGGACCGGAGCCAAAAGTTAGcttggtaaaaagaaaaaaaataaataaagaataaaaaaaaattatacataaaaaCAGACTAGGAAATAAGTTATCCTATAAAGTTAACATTTACCTGTCAAATGTAAGCCCTTTTCCGACCAACCCCAACTTGACTTTAACAGGTCCACTTGAGGGTTTGTAGGACAAATGGATAAAATGTGGGGGATTAGCTGAAGCAGCAGCAACACCCAAGTAGGAACCCATTTTCAATTCTTTGATTTCTTCTACAGTCAAGATTTTTGCAGACAGCACATCGCTGTAAGTGGCAGCAATTTTTGAAGCTTCCTCAGCAAGTGCCCCTGAGGTTTAGTTGTAATCATCACAGACAGTTAAACACTAGGATTTATCTGATTATGTAATGATCAAGGGAAGATGCAAAATCAGATGAAATTGAATTCATGGTCcatcaaaattataatagcAGTAAACTAAATGATTCAAGATGGTCATGCTAGATAACCATCAGggtaaaaataaccaaaaaagaaCTGCACGctaataagaaaagaaagaatagcATGATCAAGAACAGGACTGATACTAACCAGGAGTAAGAACATTGGCTGGAGAATTTACAAGctcttttccaaaaataattgcAGAAGAAACATCTTCAGCATACTTGAGCTTTTTCTCTAGATCAGGCCCAGTACCAAGACCGAGAATATCCACAGATTTAAGAAATGATTTCTTAAACTCTGATCGATACCTATTATCATCATGTACCCCCAGTACAGTTCCTATAACAAGATATCCaattcaaacaaacaaaaattttcaatggACTACATCAAATATCAATTCAGAATGCAAAAGTTCTAGACCAAGTACCAGTTGCTATTGCCGAAGCTGTATTAATCTTTGATTCAGCAGAAAGCCCCTCTGACGAGGCAAGAACAATACCAACGTCACTGGCTTGAGCAGTCTTGGCCGCTGCTGCAACAGCCTCACCAAGACCCCGGAAAGCAGCAGTACATGAAGCAGATTGTCCAAGCCCAATCAAGCCAACCCTCTTCGAGCCAAGGCCAGGAAGCCTAAGAATCGTTGATTGACCTGTCTTTCCTGTGAAATCCTCCTCGGATGAGGCTTCAGCTAAGAGGCCACCCAAATGAGAATCTAGCTCCTTCAATATGGGATTCTCAAACTTGGAATTCTCATCCTTTGCCAAATCTTTCTCTGTAACACCTACTGCGAGTATGTCTCCTTTCCATTCCGTCACACCAATCTCTTTTGCGGTAAAAGATATCTTTCAGAAAAACCCACAAACAGTTAACAGACGTCACAGTGATCCACTCAACACACAGCCAAAAGaactcaattttacaaaaaatgaaCCCAATATCACCAACAAATTTATACATAAATCATGAATACCGATCCAAGTATGGGAATTTACAGAGTTAAATAAAAACCCATGAACAAAAACCAAACTTTTTAGTATTTTTCGTGTATTTAGACAAACCCCACAAAAATCCAAGATaatcaaagttaaaaaaaaaaaaaaaaaaaaaaaaaaaaaaaaaaaaccccaagaCTCAGCATAATAACAGCAAACAAAAATCACAAAAACGATTTTCAAAATCAGCCATgtgaatgaaaaaattaaaaaaaaataaaataataaaatcggAAAGGAGATTACTTTTACAGGCTCAAGACTAGAAGGGAGAGTGAGGCCGAGAGTGGCCCGAGCAATAGTGTGAGCCATGAGCTTCCCTCTCCGAGAATTCAAGGGCGACAGTGAAGTAAAAGAAAGTCG includes the following:
- the LOC107426924 gene encoding leucine aminopeptidase 1 encodes the protein MVAIGVSLASTLFAAAASPSSSSSLFTKLRSSPTLRLSFTSLSPLNSRRGKLMAHTIARATLGLTLPSSLEPVKISFTAKEIGVTEWKGDILAVGVTEKDLAKDENSKFENPILKELDSHLGGLLAEASSEEDFTGKTGQSTILRLPGLGSKRVGLIGLGQSASCTAAFRGLGEAVAAAAKTAQASDVGIVLASSEGLSAESKINTASAIATGTVLGVHDDNRYRSEFKKSFLKSVDILGLGTGPDLEKKLKYAEDVSSAIIFGKELVNSPANVLTPGALAEEASKIAATYSDVLSAKILTVEEIKELKMGSYLGVAAASANPPHFIHLSYKPSSGPVKVKLGLVGKGLTFDSGGYNIKTGPGCSIELMKTDMGGAAAVLGAAKAIGQIKPPGVEVHFIVAACENMISGTGMRPGDIITASNGKTIEVNNTDAEGRLTLADALVYTCNQGVEKVVDLATLTGACIVALGPSIAGVFTPSDDLAIEVLTASEISGEKFWRMPLEESYWESMKSGIADMVNTGGRPGGAITAALFLKQFVDEKVQWMHIDLAGPVYSDKKRSATGFGVATLVEWVVKNSS